Proteins from a genomic interval of Pecten maximus chromosome 13, xPecMax1.1, whole genome shotgun sequence:
- the LOC117340393 gene encoding uncharacterized protein K02A2.6-like gives MANTGNSAPIVVQVPSNLPVPAALELRGNLCSNWKKFRRIWDNYEIASSLINKTKELRTATLLTCIGPDALQIYDGLTFDNSSDKTDITKVLEKFERFCIGQTNETYERYLFNNRAQDQGETIDAYVAALRSLAKTCNYGTLEESLIRDRIVMGVRENATRKKLLQDQSLTLKKCIDICRSFEKSFQHMKDITSEEVKACGKKESNHSQSQEKTRNSAGTHKRQSQKSMISCDACGFRHDEERCPAWGKVCAACGKLNHFAKKCRSKPRQGYGNQNRRNRPKVYQLEEVNESSDEEFIFTVHKKDVNSIKHVGQPNKIHTIIDINGVLVVCQLDSGSTVNVLPKSKYLQVFDDPQLEKLSETDMTLVMFNQSEMTPVGVRRVQVRNPKNRKKYSVEFVVVDQTVKPILGARVIQAMNLITVNKHNLYPKAEAPKEEVLQASTTDNTMFEELGKLAGKLHLEVDPTVPPTKIPVRRIPVSLKDRVQDELMRLTNLGVITPVTTPTDWISSIVVVKKHNGNLRLCIDPKPLNKALKRNNYAMPTIEDNLPELNKARLFSVVDAKDGFWHIELDEESSYLTTFGTPWGRYRWIRMPFGISPAPEEFQRRLDEALEGLEGTKAIHDDIVVFGCGDTDAEARQDHDRKLHALFDRCREKNIKLNKEKLKLCLSSVTYLGHVISERGLEMDPAKVKAITEMPTPKDKAGIQRLLGMINFVQKFAPRLSELTSPLRDLLKKDSEFVWDEAVHGQAFSEIKATLSDTPVLRYFDPKKQTILQCDASEYGLGACLLQEGHPVGYASRALTATECNYAQIEKELLAVVFGMTKFEQYTYGNKVIVESDHKPLEIIHKKNLFSTPKRLQRMLLNLQRFDYTIIYKKGTHMYMADTLSRAFLPSTDEERRNISHNIEVEQVNGVKHLAVSPETLCRLQRATKTDTNLAELMCVIRRGWPDSMEQLSLEVKKYFPFREELTIQNGLVFKNDRVIVPFSERQNMIERAHSSHIGLQGCLRRAKESLYWPNLYSDFEKHIQACKTCNTYSAENSREPMIPHETPNRPWEKVGVDLFHTAGKDYLLTVDYYSDFVEIDRLHDKKGNEVIRKLKSHFSRYGLPCIVMSDNGPPFNGKQFSDFSKEYEFQHITSSPRYPQSNGNVENAVRTVKRILEKSRKDRRDPYLAILDWRNTPGEIVKSSPVQRLYGRRTRTLLPLTTPLLEPSTIPTSETRKDINQRKGKEQHYYNRGTKALAELMPGETVRMKPTEPGKEWTKARVKGKVNIRSYKVQTEEGSTYRRNRRHLHKTPEVFTEDDGQLNATSEGDVPDTPNVNEDQAPPTTDHEEPHAEVTLRRSNREVNRPNYLNDYVCILNRDRKQQ, from the coding sequence ATGGCCAACACTGGCAATAGCGCGCCCATTGTAGTTCAAGTACCTTCAAACCTCCCTGTACCAGCGGCATTGGAGTTGCGAGGCAATCTTTGCTCGAACTGGAAGAAATTCCGCCGAATTTGGGACAATTACGAAATTGCAAGTAGTCTAATCAATAAAACCAAGGAGCTGAGAACAGCTACGTTACTAACGTGCATAGGGCCCGACGCGTTACAAATATACGATGGTCTTACGTTCGACAACAGCAGTGATAAGACTGACATAACCAAAGTGCTAGAGAAATTTGAAAGATTTTGCATAGGGCAAACAAATGAAACATATGAGCGGTATCTGTTCAACAACAGAGCACAGGACCAAGGGGAGACAATCGACGCATACGTAGCGGCATTAAGGTCACTAGCAAAAACATGCAATTACGGTACATTAGAAGAGAGTCTTATTAGGGATAGAATAGTCATGGGTGTCCGAGAAAACGCGACAAGAAAGAAACTGCTGCAAGATCAGTCTCTGACATTAAAAAAATGCATAGACATCTGTCGGTCTTTTGAGAAATCATTTCAACATATGAAAGACATAACTAGTGAGGAAGTTAAGGCATGTGGAAAGAAAGAAAGCAACCACTCTCAGTCACAGGAAAAAACACGTAACAGTGCAGGAACACACAAGAGACAGTCCCAGAAATCCATGATAAGCTGTGATGCATGTGGTTTCCGTCATGATGAGGAGCGATGTCCAGCATGGGGAAAAGTATGTGCAGCTTGCGGGAAATTGAATCACTTCGCaaaaaaatgtaggtcaaaaCCTCGCCAAGGGTATGGGAATCAGAATAGGAGGAACAGACCAAAGGTATATCAGCTGGAGGAAGTGAATGAAAGCTCAGATGAAGAGTTTATATTTACGGTGCATAAGAAGGATGTAAACTCAATAAAACACGTTGGTCAGCCTAATAAGATTCACACTATCATTGACATAAATGGGGTGTTGGTAGTATGCCAGCTGGACAGTGGATCAACCGTCAATGTGTTGCCTAAATCAAAGTATTTACAAGTGTTTGATGACCCTCAATTGGAAAAGTTGTCAGAGACGGACATGACCCTAGTGATGTTCAATCAATCAGAGATGACACCAGTTGGAGTCAGACGAGTGCAGGTCCGTAACCCGAAAAACCGGAAAAAATATTCAGTGGAATTTGTAGTTGTCGACCAAACAGTAAAGCCTATCCTAGGAGCACGTGTGATACAGGCCATGAATCTTATTACTGTGAATAAACATAACTTATATCCGAAAGCTGAGGCTCCGAAGGAGGAAGTCCTACAGGCATCAACAACCGACAACACCATGTTTGAAGAACTTGGGAAGTTAGCAGGCAAACTCCACCTCGAGGTAGACCCCACTGTGCCACCTACCAAAATACCAGTGAGACGAATACCGGTGTCATTGAAAGATAGGGTCCAGGACGAACTGATGCGACTAACAAACCTTGGTGTGATAACACCAGTTACCACCCCAACAGACTGGATTTCATCGATTGTGGTGGTTAAGAAGCACAATGGGAACTTGAGACTCTGTATTGATCCCAAACCGCTAAACAAAGCACTCAAGAGGAATAATTATGCGATGCCGACAATTGAGGACAATCTTCCAGAGCTAAACAAAGCACGACTGTTCTCTGTAGTGGATGCCAAGGACGGGTTCTGGCATATTGAGTTGGATGAGGAAAGCAGTTATTTGACGACATTTGGCACGCCATGGGGCCGTTATCGGTGGATAAGAATGCCTTTTGGTATCTCCCCAGCGCCAGAAGAGTTTCAACGTAGGCTGGATGAAGCACTGGAGGGTCTAGAGGGAACCAAGGCAATACATGATGACATCGTTGTGTTTGGATGCGGTGACACTGACGCAGAGGCAAGGCAAGATCATGACCGGAAACTCCATGCTTTGTTCGACAGATGCCGCGAGAAGAATATCAAACTGAACAAGGAAAAATTAAAGCTTTGTCTAAGTTCTGTCACATACTTGGGCCACGTAATCTCAGAAAGAGGTTTAGAAATGGATCCGGCGAAGGTCAAGGCCATCACTGAGATGCCCACTCCCAAGGACAAGGCAGGCATACAACGTCTACTGGGAATGATCAATTTTGTGCAAAAATTCGCACCACGGCTGTCTGAGCTGACTTCTCCTTTACGCGACCTTTTGAAAAAGGACTCTGAGTTTGTTTGGGATGAGGCTGTACATGGCCAAGCATTTAGTGAGATAAAGGCAACACTATCCGACACTCCGGTGTTGAGGTATTTTGACCCAAAGAAACAGACAATATTACAGTGTGATGCATCGGAGTACGGGCTAGGAGCCTGCCTCCTCCAAGAAGGACACCCAGTGGGGTATGCGTCAAGAGCGCTTACGGCTACCGAGTGCAACTACGCCCAGATCGAGAAGGAGCTGCTAGCTGTGGTTTTTGGAATGACAAAGTTTGAGCAGTACACATATGGAAACAAAGTGATTGTCGAGTCTGATCACAAACCTTTGGAGATTATCCACAAGAAGAACTTGTTCAGCACTCCAAAGCGATTACAACGGATGCTACTCAATCTACAGCGGTTTGACTATACAATTATCTACAAAAAAggcacacacatgtacatggcTGATACATTGAGCAGGGCATTTTTGCCGTCAACTGATGAAGAAAGGCGAAATATTAGTCACAACATAGAAGTGGAACAGGTAAATGGTGTAAAGCATCTGGCAGTATCACCCGAGACTTTGTGTAGGTTACAACGAGCCACCAAAACTGATACCAATCTTGCAGAGCTAATGTGTGTCATTCGCAGGGGCTGGCCGGACAGCATGGAACAACTTTCTCTAGAAGTAAAAAAATACTTCCCATTTCGAGAGGAGCTAACGATCCAGAACGGGTTGGTCTTCAAGAACGACCGTGTCATAGTTCCATTCTCGGAGCGCCAAAACATGATAGAAAGGGCGCATTCCAGTCATATCGGTCTTCAGGGATGCTTGCGAAGGGCGAAGGAGTCGTTATATTGGCCAAACCTGTATTCAGATTTTGAAAAACATATTCAGGCATGCAAGACTTGCAATACTTACTCAGCTGAAAATAGCCGAGAGCCCATGATACCACACGAAACCCCGAATCGGCCATGGGAGAAAGTAGGTGTGGATTTGTTCCATACAGCTGGAAAAGATTACCTTCTCACTGTGGACTACTATTCTGATTTTGTTGAGATTGACCGCCTCCATGACAAGAAGGGCAACGAGGTCATCAGAAAGTTAAAGTCTCATTTCTCGCGGTATGGGTTACCATGCATAGTAATGTCTGACAATGGTCCACCATTCAACGGAAAACAATTCTCAGATTTTTCGAAAGAATATGAATTCCAACACATCACTAGTTCACCAAGATATCCACAGTCCAATGGTAACGTGGAAAATGCGGTGAGAACTGTAAAGCGAATTCTGGAAAAATCAAGGAAGGATCGACGGGACCCTTATCTTGCTATTTTGGATTGGCGGAACACGCCAGGAGAGATAGTGAAGTCATCCCCAGTGCAAAGACTGTACGGTAGAAGGACTAGGACTTTGCTTCCATTAACAACGCCATTATTGGAGCCAAGCACAATTCCTACGTCGGAGACGAGGAAAGACATAAACCAAAGAAAAGGAAAAGAACAACATTACTACAATCGCGGCACTAAGGCGTTAGCTGAACTAATGCCTGGAGAAACGGTCAGAATGAAACCGACAGAACCAGGGAAGGAATGGACTAAAGCCCGTGTAAAGGGAAAAGTCAACATTCGATCATACAAGGTTCAAACTGAAGAGGGTTCGACTTATCGGAGAAACAGGCGTCATCTCCATAAGACTCCTGAAGTTTTCACAGAGGATGATGGTCAGTTAAATGCGACATCAGAAGGAGATGTTCCAGACACACCGAATGTCAACGAGGACCAGGCACCTCCCACTACTGACCATGAGGAGCCACATGCAGAGGTCACGCTCAGGAGGTCCAATCGTGAAGTGAACAGACCGAATTACCTGAATGACTACGTGTGCATCTTGAATCGCGACCGAAAACAACAGTGA